The following are from one region of the Salvia hispanica cultivar TCC Black 2014 chromosome 1, UniMelb_Shisp_WGS_1.0, whole genome shotgun sequence genome:
- the LOC125200579 gene encoding U-box domain-containing protein 44-like, which produces MDGNWDVSYEKGAQSDDSHHFDRLYLEPIYDAFICPLTKQVMRDPVTLENGQTFEREAIEKWFKECRENSRKMVCPLTLRELRSTELNPSIALRNTIEEWNARSEAAQVDMARRSLSLSTPESDTIQALKFIQGLCLKSHSNKHMIRHEELIPMIVDMLKSSSRRVRSKALETIQIVVEDNDDNKDITAEGDTVRTVVKFLSHEQSKEREEAVALLYELSKSERLCEKIGSVNGAILILVGMASSNSEDVLTVEKAEQTLENLARCENNVRQMAECGRLQPLLHLLLEGSAETKLSMAALLGELVLDNEVKVFVARTAGFSLINLMKSNDVKSREPALKALNQISSDDTSAKVLIEADILPPLVQDLFTVGVKQLPMRLKEISATILANVVNSGYDFDSIEVGPDHQSLVSEEVIHNLLHLISNTGPAIGCKLLEVLVGLSASPSTVYSVVSAIKSSGAIMSLVQFVETPQLDLRLAPIKLLRNLSPHMGQELAGCLHGTSGTLGSLIRVTSENVGITEEQAAAVGLLADLPERDAGLTRRMLAEGAFELFISRVTRIRQGETRGSRFMTPYLEGLVKVLSRITFALSDESGAARALCREHNLAALFIDLLQMNGLDNVQMVSAMALENLSQDTKNLTRLPEFAPPGFCATVFFCISKPPIITGLCQVHRGTCSLRETFCILEGQAVDKLVALLDHTNENVVEASLAALCTLLDDEVDIDNGVRALLDVEGVKPILDVLLEKRTDSLRRRAVWAVERLLRNNEIASEVSDSPNVCTALVDAFQHGDYLTRQIAERALRRVDKIPNFSGIFANK; this is translated from the exons ATGGACGGGAACTGGGATGTGAGCTACGAGAAGGGTGCTCAATCGGATGACAGCCACCATTTCGACAGATTATATCTGGAACCGATCTATGATGCTTTTATATGCCCCTTGACAAAGCAGGTGATGCGGGATCCCGTGACCTTGGAAAACGGGCAGACATTCGAGAGAGAGGCCATCGAGAAATGGTTCAAGGAGTGCAGGGAGAACAGCAGGAAGATGGTGTGCCCGTTAACGCTGAGGGAGTTGAGAAGCACTGAACTGAATCCGAGCATAGCATTGAGGAACACGATTGAGGAATGGAATGCAAGGAGCGAGGCAGCTCAGGTCGACATGGCTCGTAGATCCTTATCCCTGTCGACCCCAGAGAGTGATACCATACAGGCTCTGAAGTTCATCCAGGGCCTCTGCCTGAAAAGCCACTCGAACAAGCACATGATCCGCCACGAAGAGCTGATACCCATGATTGTTGACATGCTGAAGAGCAGCAGTCGGAGGGTCCGGAGCAAAGCTCTGGAAACGATTCAGATTGTGGTGGAGGACAACGATGATAATAAG GATATAACGGCAGAAGGTGACACGGTGAGAACAGTGGTGAAGTTCCTATCGCACGAGCAGTcgaaagaaagagaagaagctGTTGCTTTGCTGTATGAGCTCTCTAAATCAGAAAGACTCTGTGAGAAGATTGGCTCTGTTAATGGAGCTATTCTCATTTTGGTAGGGATGGCTAGCAGCAACTCGGAGGACGTCTTGACAGTCGAAAAGGCTGAACAGACGCTAGAAAACCTCGCTCGTTGCGAGAACAATGTGCGACAGATGGCCGAATGCGGCAGATTGCAGCCCCTTCTGCACCTGCTACTCGAAGGATCTGCGGAAACCAAACTGTCGATGGCAGCATTGCTTGGTGAGCTGGTGCTGGACAACGAGGTGAAGGTGTTTGTGGCGAGGACAGCCGGTTTCTCGCTGATCAATCTGATGAAGAGTAACGATGTGAAGTCGAGGGAGCCTGCGTTGAAGGCTTTGAACCAGATCTCGTCGGATGACACGAGTGCGAAGGTTCTGATCGAGGCAGATATCCTTCCGCCTCTCGTTCAGGATCTCTTCACTGTCGGGGTCAAGCAGCTGCCGATGCGGCTGAAGGAGATTTCGGCTACGATTCTTGCAAATGTGGTGAACTCGGGCTACGATTTTGACTCGATCGAAGTTGGACCGGACCACCAGAGTCTCGTTTCGGAGGAGGTCATTCATAACCTCCTGCATCTCATCAGCAACACCGGCCCTGCGATCGGGTGCAAGCTCCTTGAAGTGCTCGTTGGGCTATCGGCTTCGCCCTCCACCGTGTATAGTGTTGTCTCGGCCATCAAAAGCTCCGGTGCTATCATGAGCTTGGTGCAGTTTGTCGAGACGCCTCAGCTAGATCTGAGGCTCGCACCGATCAAGCTTCTTCGGAACCTCTCGCCGCACATGGGGCAGGAGCTGGCCGGCTGCTTGCACGGCACATCTGGGACGCTCGGAAGCCTGATCAGAGTGACGTCGGAGAACGTAGGGATAACCGAGGAGCAGGCAGCAGCGGTCGGACTACTAGCGGATCTCCCGGAGAGAGATGCTGGCCTGACGAGACGGATGCTGGCCGAGGGCGCGTTCGAGCTCTTCATCTCGAGAGTAACAAGAATCCGGCAAGGGGAGACCCGAGGGAGCCGGTTCATGACTCCATATCTCGAAGGGCTCGTCAAGGTTCTATCAAGGATCACATTCGCCCTATCGGATGAGTCCGGCGCCGCCCGCGCGCTCTGCCGGGAGCACAACCTCGCGGCCCTCTTCATCGACCTCCTCCAAATGAACGGCCTCGACAACGTGCAGATGGTATCGGCTATGGCGTTGGAAAACCTATCGCAAGACACAAAGAACTTGACGAGGCTGCCAGAGTTTGCCCCTCCCGGCTTCTGTGCCACGGTCTTCTTCTGCATAAGCAAGCCTCCGATCATCACCGGGCTCTGCCAGGTCCACCGCGGCACGTGCTCGTTGAGAGAGACGTTCTGCATCCTGGAAGGGCAGGCCGTGGACAAGCTCGTCGCGCTCCTCGACCACACCAACGAGAACGTGGTCGAGGCATCGCTCGCGGCTCTTTGCACCCTGTTGGATGACGAGGTGGACATAGACAATGGCGTGCGGGCATTGCTCGACGTGGAAGGAGTGAAGCCTATACTCGACGTGCTGCTCGAGAAACGGACGGACAGCCTGAGAAGGAGGGCCGTCTGGGCCGTGGAGAGACTGCTGAGAAACAACGAGATCGCCAGCGAAGTATCGGACAGTCCCAACGTCTGCACGGCGCTCGTGGACGCGTTCCAACACGGAGACTACCTGACCCGACAGATCGCCGAGCGCGCATTGAGGCGTGTAGACAAGATCCCCAACTTCTCAGGAATCTTTGCAAACAAGTAG
- the LOC125200580 gene encoding F-box/kelch-repeat protein At5g42350-like, with product MASGELIDQERESLSVSKRLVRSMSQKWKRMGNRSEGCVEGDTAGVSLSCLTLYGRVGGCKVGADTGEEFGETGCRRRSSGSDEGKGYIAMCGNEEATVDCFSYGRKEKLWRKNNRRLLKSQERDSLNAHLPDDVLEMCLVRLPLRSLMNARLVCKKWRSLTTTRRFMQTRRECSFESPWLFLFGIVKDGFCMGEVHALDVSLKEWHKIDSPALKGRFLFSVSSILDNIYIVGGRSSLANSGRVDRSSFKTHRSVIVFNPLSKSSRKVASMNHPRSSPVLGISEVNPNCLIIRNQVAQPERRFHRSRVGGVSDVYEDPHRLSVRRQTRSSQDENESSASFHSVKPHVQQKQENGRRSKEGRKFVLIAVGGLGSWDEPLDSGEIYDPASNKWTDIPRIPLDFGLACSGVVCNGIFYVYSESDRLAGYDIERGHWIRIQMTLTPPRVHEYNPKLVSFKGRLLMLSVSWCEGDGQIGRRNKAIRKLWELDLAHHSWKAVSVHPDAPMDWNAAFVADEDLVFGVEMFKIFGQVLEFVTMFDGNGWNHVSRNHAARDIDASSCLTKSMAVLRL from the coding sequence ATGGCCTCGGGAGAACTGATTGATCAGGAACGCGAGTCTTTGAGCGTGTCCAAACGTCTAGTTAGAAGTATGAGccagaaatggaaaagaatGGGAAACAGAAGTGAGGGTTGTGTGGAGGGTGATACAGCTGGGGTGTCTTTGAGTTGCCTGACTCTCTACGGTAGAGTTGGAGGGTGCAAAGTAGGCGCTGACACGGGCGAAGAATTTGGGGAGACAGGGTGTAGGAGGCGGTCGAGTGGGAGTGATGAAGGAAAGGGGTACATTGCAATGTGTGGAAACGAGGAAGCAACTGTCGACTGCTTTTCGTATGGTAGGAAAGAGAAGCTGTGGAGGAAGAACAACCGGAGGCTCTTGAAATCTCAAGAGAGGGATAGCTTGAACGCCCACCTCCCGGACGATGTTCTGGAGATGTGCTTGGTGAGGCTCCCGTTGAGAAGTCTCATGAACGCTCGTCTTGTCTGCAAGAAGTGGAGGAGCTTGACAACGACTCGTAGGTTCATGCAGACGAGGAGGGAGTGCTCGTTCGAGAGTCCATGGTTGTTTCTGTTTGGCATTGTTAAAGACGGTTTCTGTATGGGAGAGGTGCACGCGTTGGATGTTTCCCTAAAGGAATGGCACAAGATCGATTCACCTGCTCTCAAGGGGAGGTTTCTGTTCTCTGTCTCGAGTATCCTCGACAATATTTACATAGTTGGGGGTCGTTCGAGCCTGGCCAATTCCGGTAGGGTGGATCGCAGCTCGTTCAAGACACATAGGAGCGTGATAGTGTTCAACCCCTTAAGTAAATCATCGCGTAAAGTTGCATCCATGAACCACCCTCGGTCATCTCCGGTTCTCGGGATCTCGGAGGTTAATCCGAATTGTTTGATCATCAGAAACCAGGTAGCTCAGCCGGAGAGACGTTTCCACAGGTCGAGAGTTGGTGGTGTGTCGGATGTTTACGAGGATCCTCACCGGCTTTCAGTTAGACGCCAGACGAGGAGCTCTCAAGACGAAAACGAGAGTTCCGCCTCGTTCCACAGTGTCAAGCCGCACGTGCAGCAAAAGCAGGAGAATGGTCGACGCAGTAAAGAAGGTCGAAAGTTTGTTCTCATCGCCGTAGGGGGGCTCGGATCGTGGGACGAGCCGCTCGATTCGGGCGAGATCTACGACCCTGCTTCAAATAAATGGACCGATATCCCAAGAATCCCTCTAGACTTCGGATTGGCTTGCTCCGGCGTCGTTTGCAACGGGATCTTCTACGTCTACTCGGAAAGCGACCGGCTCGCCGGGTACGACATAGAGCGGGGACACTGGATCAGGATTCAGATGACCCTGACTCCGCCCCGCGTGCACGAGTACAATCCGAAGCTTGTTTCGTTCAAGGGCCGCCTACTTATGCTCTCTGTATCATGGTGCGAAGGCGACGGGCAGATCGGGAGGAGGAACAAGGCGATTCGGAAGCTTTGGGAGCTCGATCTCGCGCACCACTCTTGGAAGGCAGTGTCCGTGCACCCGGACGCTCCAATGGACTGGAACGCTGCGTTCGTGGCCGATGAAGATCTTGTCTTCGGAGTCGAGATGTTCAAGATTTTCGGGCAGGTGCTCGAGTTTGTGACAATGTTCGACGGCAACGGCTGGAACCACGTCTCGAGGAACCACGCGGCCCGTGACATTGACGCTTCATCGTGCTTGACCAAATCGATGGCTGTGCTGCGCTTGTAA